A window from Rhodothermales bacterium encodes these proteins:
- a CDS encoding DUF3267 domain-containing protein gives MSDHDAWQEVTIPIREIVLRLGWWLVIAALVLCVPMVWLWGVPFWPAWPWPAVWLGEIARGGALLLLAYVVSVPIHEGLHALGMLMTGTPRSEITFGARILHGVVYVHCGAEMKLTAYRLVLILPVLLTGLLPAVWGLAGGSWWIVAYAYLMIVSAAGDLEMYWRLRKFPGDALTRDHPDLLGCEVLLPESGS, from the coding sequence ATGTCGGACCATGACGCATGGCAAGAAGTCACCATTCCAATTCGGGAGATCGTATTGCGTCTTGGATGGTGGCTCGTCATCGCGGCACTGGTCCTCTGCGTTCCGATGGTGTGGTTGTGGGGAGTTCCTTTTTGGCCGGCGTGGCCATGGCCGGCGGTGTGGCTAGGCGAGATCGCCCGTGGAGGTGCCCTGCTACTCCTTGCGTATGTGGTCTCCGTGCCGATTCACGAGGGCCTTCATGCGCTTGGCATGTTGATGACGGGTACGCCCCGGTCTGAGATCACGTTCGGTGCCCGCATTCTGCACGGAGTGGTCTACGTACATTGCGGCGCCGAGATGAAACTGACGGCGTACAGGCTGGTGTTGATTCTGCCGGTGTTATTGACCGGCTTGTTGCCGGCTGTGTGGGGTCTGGCGGGCGGTAGTTGGTGGATCGTTGCCTACGCGTACCTGATGATTGTGTCGGCGGCAGGTGATCTGGAGATGTACTGGCGGCTTCGCAAATTTCCGGGCGATGCGCTGACAAGAGATCATCCCGACTTGCTCGGGTGTGAGGTTCTGTTGCCCGAGTCGGGTAGCTAG